AAAATACCACCAAGCAATGCCATGAGTGCCACAAGATTAAGCCATTTAAGGCGTTGATAGACTTCTTTTTTATGATTATCAAACCATGCATTTAGTACTTCTTGGCGTAAGGTTCTGTCTTGGTTTTGATGTGCAAAAATAAGACTTAAAGCTTCTTTAAGAGCGCTTGATCTAATTTTAGGGCATTCATCGGGATAGCGTCCTGCTTCTAATGCTTTTTGAAGATGCTGGCAATCCATTTTAGGTAATTGTTTTAAAGTTAAAAAATATATAAATCTTTCTAAAATCAAAGCTAGCGCTAAAAAAGAACAAGTCATTAAATAATAAAACCAAAAAGAATGTGTGCTGAAATCTAAAAAATGCATTTTTATTCCTGTTTAATGATAAAGGGGATTGTAATTTCAATCCAACCTTCAATAAATTGACCATTTTGTTGGTGGGGCTCGATCAAGCCGCCCCATTTTTCTTTAATTGTTTTAAAAGCTTCTACGCAAAAAAGTCTATTGCCCTTATGACGTATTATTCTAATATCTTTGATTTGAGAAGTTTTGTCGATTAAAACTTGGAGCGTTACTTCACCTTCAAGTCCCATATCAAAGGCGCGTTTAGGATATGGTGGCATAATTAATTTGCCACGTAACTTTGCTTTTTC
This genomic window from Alphaproteobacteria bacterium contains:
- a CDS encoding MotA/TolQ/ExbB proton channel family protein, with translation MHFLDFSTHSFWFYYLMTCSFLALALILERFIYFLTLKQLPKMDCQHLQKALEAGRYPDECPKIRSSALKEALSLIFAHQNQDRTLRQEVLNAWFDNHKKEVYQRLKWLNLVALMALLGGILGSTLGGIKMITVLTSFAPNDFMHVLKQSLTYLAFGMMISFPVFILTKIFKIIGGFYLSRLNKSLKMLLLSLERYPNPEHSNVEAVCPYTGKK